From the genome of Patagioenas fasciata isolate bPatFas1 chromosome 17, bPatFas1.hap1, whole genome shotgun sequence, one region includes:
- the CRYBB1 gene encoding beta-crystallin B1 isoform X1, which translates to MQRRLEPNTTMSETTKPAAPGQAAEEKEKAVPAAAPSLDPAPIANSKGEEPYAEAFRIIVFEQENFQGRQMEFTTECPNLADRGFDRVRSVIVTSGPWVAYEQANMRGEMFILDKGEYPRWDTWSSSYRSDCFMSMRPIKMEAEDHKISLYESADFKGNKMEIQEDDVPSLWAYGFCDRVGSVQVPSGTWVGYQYPGYRGYQYLFETGDFRHWNEWSAFQPQIQSIRRIRDMQWDQKGTFVTPDAPSD; encoded by the exons ACTTGAGCCCAACACCACGATGTCTGAGACCACAAAACCCGCTGCTCCCGGCCAGGCtgcggaggagaaggagaaggcggTCCCAGCGGCAGCCCCATCCCTCGACCCTGCTCCCATCGCAAACAGCAAGGGCGAGGAACCCTATGCAGAAGCCTTCAGG ATCATTGTCTTCGAGCAGGAGAACTTCCAGGGCAGGCAGATGGAGTTCACCACCGAGTGCCCGAACCTGGCAGACCGCGGCTTTGACCGGGTGCGCAGTGTCATTGTCACCTCTGGACC CTGGGTGGCCTATGAGCAGGCTAACATGCGTGGGGAGATGTTCATTCTGGACAAAGGCGAGTACCCTCGCTGGGACACCTGGTCCAGCAGCTATCGGAGCGACTGCTTCATGTCCATGCGTCCCATCAAAATG GAGGCTGAGGACCACAAGATCTCCCTGTATGAGTCTGCTGACTTCAAGGGCAACAAGATGGAAATCCAGGAGGACGATGTGCCCAGCCTCTGGGCTTATGGCTTCTGCGACCGTGTGGGCAGCGTGCAGGTGCCCAGTGGAAC CTGGGTCGGGTATCAGTACCCTGGCTACAGAGGCTACCAGTACCTCTTTGAGACTGGAGACTTCCGACACTGGAACGAGTGGTCTGCCTTCCAGCCCCAGATCCAGTCCATCCGCCGCATCCGGGACATGCAGTGGGACCAGAAGGGCACCTTTGTCACCCCTGACGCGCCCTCCGACTGA
- the CRYBB1 gene encoding beta-crystallin B1 isoform X2, with protein MSETTKPAAPGQAAEEKEKAVPAAAPSLDPAPIANSKGEEPYAEAFRIIVFEQENFQGRQMEFTTECPNLADRGFDRVRSVIVTSGPWVAYEQANMRGEMFILDKGEYPRWDTWSSSYRSDCFMSMRPIKMEAEDHKISLYESADFKGNKMEIQEDDVPSLWAYGFCDRVGSVQVPSGTWVGYQYPGYRGYQYLFETGDFRHWNEWSAFQPQIQSIRRIRDMQWDQKGTFVTPDAPSD; from the exons ATGTCTGAGACCACAAAACCCGCTGCTCCCGGCCAGGCtgcggaggagaaggagaaggcggTCCCAGCGGCAGCCCCATCCCTCGACCCTGCTCCCATCGCAAACAGCAAGGGCGAGGAACCCTATGCAGAAGCCTTCAGG ATCATTGTCTTCGAGCAGGAGAACTTCCAGGGCAGGCAGATGGAGTTCACCACCGAGTGCCCGAACCTGGCAGACCGCGGCTTTGACCGGGTGCGCAGTGTCATTGTCACCTCTGGACC CTGGGTGGCCTATGAGCAGGCTAACATGCGTGGGGAGATGTTCATTCTGGACAAAGGCGAGTACCCTCGCTGGGACACCTGGTCCAGCAGCTATCGGAGCGACTGCTTCATGTCCATGCGTCCCATCAAAATG GAGGCTGAGGACCACAAGATCTCCCTGTATGAGTCTGCTGACTTCAAGGGCAACAAGATGGAAATCCAGGAGGACGATGTGCCCAGCCTCTGGGCTTATGGCTTCTGCGACCGTGTGGGCAGCGTGCAGGTGCCCAGTGGAAC CTGGGTCGGGTATCAGTACCCTGGCTACAGAGGCTACCAGTACCTCTTTGAGACTGGAGACTTCCGACACTGGAACGAGTGGTCTGCCTTCCAGCCCCAGATCCAGTCCATCCGCCGCATCCGGGACATGCAGTGGGACCAGAAGGGCACCTTTGTCACCCCTGACGCGCCCTCCGACTGA